The following DNA comes from Fibrobacter sp..
AGGAGCATGCCCGTGTCGTTGAAGGAATCTCCCGAGGCGAACACCTTGAAGTTCAGGTCCTGCAGGTGCTTTACCACCTTGGTTTTCTGGTCGGTAAGGCGCAGGTGGTAGCCCACGATGCGGTCGTTTTGTACTTCCAGGTTATGGCAGAAGATGGTGGGGAATCCCAGGTTCTTCATGATGGGGTAGGCGAATTCCTGGAAAGTGTCCGAAAGGATAATCACCTGGGTCTCGTCCCGGAGCTGGTCCATGAAGGCGCGGGCGCCGTCCAGCAGGCCCAGGTTCGCAATGACGTTCTGGATGTCCGAAAGCTTGATGCCTTCGCGGTCGAGAATCTTGATGCGGCCCTTCATGAGTTCGTCGTAGTTAGGGATGTCGCGGGTGGTCAGGCGCAGGTCAGCGACGCCCGTCTTTTCGGCGACGGCAATCCAGATTTCGGGGGCGAGGACTCCTTCCAGGTCCAGGGTAACGACACATTGCTTGGTGAACATAGGGCTTAGGGGTTAGGATTTAGGGTCTAGGGGTTAGGGGTTATGAGTTATGAGTATCGAGTCGATGCTACGCATCTCTGAGTCTTGAGTTTTATTATTCGCGCCCTTGGCGCCAATCTATACACTGAAAACTCATAACTGACAACTCATCACTTTTTCCTCTCGTTTATAATTTCTCTCAGGTCTGCAATCGTAATCTGGTACGGGGTGCGGCAAAAATCGCAGATGACTTCCAGGTCCTTGCCTTCGGCTTCCAGGTCCAGCAGGTCCTGAAGGGGGAGGGTGGCAAGCGTTGCCACCGTGCGTTCGTGGCTGCAGGGGCAGTAGGCCCTGGGGTCGATTTCTTTCACGATGTCGATTTCGTAGGGGCCCCGCAGCTGGTCCAAAAGTTCGTCCAGGTCAAAACCTTCGGGGGTGTTCATGTCGCAGAACTTGGGCAGGTTCTGCACGATAACCTCTATCAGGTTGATGTCCTTGTCTTCCAGGTCCGGGAACGCCTCGATGTAGAAACCGGCGGCGTAGTCCAGCTTGCTCGGGTCCTGGACGTTAAAGGCGGCCTCGATGCCCACGGCGGAGCGAATCTGCTCCGACTGCAAGAGGTAGGTGGCCAAGTTCTGGCCCATGGATACCGACGGAGCCTCGATGATGCTCTCGTGGACCCGTTTGCCCTGCTCGTTCAGCTTGACCACGCGGACGCTTTGCGGAATGAGGACGGGCTCGTTACCGCCAACAGCCTGGAGTTCCGGCTGCGGGATCATGGCACGCACCAGGCCCTGGGGCGTCGTGTCCGACTGCACCAGCGTGATTTCGCCGCCAAAACGGGTGGTCAGCGACACGGTTCCCGGAAACTTCAGCGAGGCGCTCAAAAAAATGCTTGCGATGGAGTTCTCGGCCAAAAGTTTCAGGGCGAAACCCTGTGCGTTGTGCATTTTGCCGATTTCGTTCATCGTCGCGGTCAAGTCGACGACA
Coding sequences within:
- a CDS encoding Hsp33 family molecular chaperone HslO; amino-acid sequence: MNFKDRIIRATGKRTPFRLIVVDLTATMNEIGKMHNAQGFALKLLAENSIASIFLSASLKFPGTVSLTTRFGGEITLVQSDTTPQGLVRAMIPQPELQAVGGNEPVLIPQSVRVVKLNEQGKRVHESIIEAPSVSMGQNLATYLLQSEQIRSAVGIEAAFNVQDPSKLDYAAGFYIEAFPDLEDKDINLIEVIVQNLPKFCDMNTPEGFDLDELLDQLRGPYEIDIVKEIDPRAYCPCSHERTVATLATLPLQDLLDLEAEGKDLEVICDFCRTPYQITIADLREIINERKK
- the thrH gene encoding bifunctional phosphoserine phosphatase/homoserine phosphotransferase ThrH gives rise to the protein MFTKQCVVTLDLEGVLAPEIWIAVAEKTGVADLRLTTRDIPNYDELMKGRIKILDREGIKLSDIQNVIANLGLLDGARAFMDQLRDETQVIILSDTFQEFAYPIMKNLGFPTIFCHNLEVQNDRIVGYHLRLTDQKTKVVKHLQDLNFKVFASGDSFNDTGMLLQADKGCFFCAPDSIVAQFPQLEATKTYAELLEKFHQFQATL